A portion of the Nitrospirota bacterium genome contains these proteins:
- a CDS encoding Uma2 family endonuclease → MSLLKKKSEKIYTWQDYLTWPDDERWEVIDGKAYDMSPSPSSSHQRFVLNFATILKSKLTGGKCKVFIAPLDVYLDDYNFVQPDVMVVCDEKKIKDRIYGAPDLIIEVLSPSTSLKDKRDKKALYEKFKVREYIVVEPEGMVVEKNCLISGKYKGPFILGSQEVLRLASLDKIEVPLWEVFEVSPPAEESEQ, encoded by the coding sequence ATGAGTCTTTTAAAGAAAAAATCAGAAAAGATATACACATGGCAGGACTACCTTACATGGCCTGATGATGAGAGGTGGGAGGTGATTGACGGGAAGGCGTATGATATGTCGCCATCACCTTCATCCAGCCATCAAAGGTTTGTGTTGAACTTTGCAACTATTCTTAAATCAAAACTTACTGGTGGTAAATGCAAGGTCTTTATTGCCCCTCTTGACGTATATCTCGATGATTATAATTTTGTTCAACCAGATGTCATGGTTGTGTGTGATGAGAAAAAGATAAAAGACAGGATATATGGTGCCCCTGATCTGATTATAGAGGTCTTATCACCTTCAACTTCCCTAAAAGATAAAAGAGATAAGAAGGCACTATACGAGAAATTTAAGGTAAGGGAGTATATTGTAGTTGAACCTGAGGGGATGGTTGTTGAGAAGAATTGCCTTATCTCAGGAAAATATAAGGGGCCATTCATACTTGGCAGTCAAGAGGTGCTGCGACTTGCATCTCTTGATAAGATTGAGGTACCGCTTTGGGAGGTTTTTGAAGTTTCGCCGCCTGCAGAAGAAAGTGAACAGTAA